In one Poecilia reticulata strain Guanapo linkage group LG8, Guppy_female_1.0+MT, whole genome shotgun sequence genomic region, the following are encoded:
- the akt1s1 gene encoding uncharacterized protein akt1s1: protein MASVTHSSEPEIPDNHKESWLALLSAAEAYCQKSGCDLAILTACKKFRLIAGEGEVGKKRESGAGFPKECEFSYSVWGQGFLAESTRRYVDDIGVLHATSMLTAQKHTRQSAGEQGGKLLVDLTSDTGYRGSFTGDGVVGGVSPNNRLYSQSYPSIYSPDGSSQQGGGQNGNRERERSATEVERERQRAGIVDLEEEGEEAEEEEEDMDERRPYGNESAGVFSMDEDSISRDCEPFFESDGEEESTDGSLSEDAPPPPARGGLAVGQHAFSSRHAHPTALARSLPVSVPVWGCKSSRAAPGDGNSGERAGCADLEHIAASMKALLVPGATDGTEMFGALPRPRLNTGDFSLKH, encoded by the exons ATGGCCTCAGTAACCCACTCCTCTGAGCCGGAGATCCCAGACAACCACAAAGAGAGCTGGTTGGCTCTACTCTCCGCTGCGGAAGCCTATTGCCAAAAGTCCGGCTGCGACCTGGCCATCCTCACGGCCTGCAAGAAGTTCCGGTTGATTGCCGGTGAAGGTGAAGTCGGGAAGAAGCGGGAAAGCGGCGCCGGCTTTCCGAAGGAATGCGAGTTCTCCTACAGCGTGTGGGGTCAGGGCTTCCTGGCCGAGTCGACGCGCCGCTACGTGGACGACATCGGCGTGCTGCACGCCACGTCCATGCTGACGGCCCAGAAGCACACGCGGCAAAGCGCAGGAGAGCAAGGAGGCAAGCTGCTGGTTGATTTGACCTCTGACACCGGATACAGAGGG AGCTTCACAGGCGACGGCGTAGTGGGCGGAGTCAGCCCCAACAACAGACTGTACTCCCAGAGCTACCCGTCCATCTACAGCCCGGACGGCTCCAGCCAGCAGGGCGGCGGGCAGAACGGCAACCGGGAGCGGGAGCGGAGCGCCACAGAGGTGGAgcgagagagacagagagccGGCATCGTAGAcctggaggaggaaggagaagaggcggaggaagaggaggaagacatggaTGAGAGGCGACCATACGGGAATGAAAGTGCAG GCGTTTTCTCCATGGACGAGGACTCTATTTCTCGTGACTGTGAGCCGTTCTTTGAGTCCGACGGGGAGGAGGAAAGCACCGACG GCTCGCTGAGCGAGGACGCCCCGCCGCCGCCGGCGCGCGGCGGCCTGGCCGTGGGGCAGCACGCCTTCTCGTCGCGCCACGCCCACCCCACGGCGCTGGCGCGCTCGCTGCCCGTGTCCGTCCCCGTGTGGGGCTGCAAGAGCAGCAGAGCCGCTCCGGGAGACGGCAACAGCGGAGAGCGG GCGGGCTGCGCCGACCTGGAGCACATCGCCGCCAGCATGAAGGCCCTGCTGGTCCCCGGCGCCACCGACGGGACGGAGATGTTCGGCGCTCTGCCGCGGCCGCGACTCAACACGGGCGACTTCTCGCTCAAACACTGA